A window of the Acidithiobacillus thiooxidans ATCC 19377 genome harbors these coding sequences:
- a CDS encoding IS630 family transposase: MRVAPTVTLTSEERSELSRIVASRLSSVRLSLRARMILLAAEGLQNKEIAERLGVDRLQVARWRKRYLEHRLSGIERDLPRGAPPVKVDVARLVELTTQSKPEAMTHWSTRRMAAELGVSAASVSRHWRKHGLKPHLLRGFKVSRDPHFVEKLEDIVGLYMSPPEHALVLCADEKSQVQALDRTQPGLPLKKGRAETMTHDYKRNGTTTLFAALNVLDGQVIGQCQQRHTHVEWLKFLKKIDRQTPKDKALHLIADNYATHKHPVVQAWLDKHPRIHMHFTPTSASWLNMVERFFRDITTQRLRRGVFTSVPELIQAIEGYIDHHNTHPKPFIWTKTARDILQKVIRANSHLSSKQNATLH, from the coding sequence TTGCGAGTTGCGCCCACAGTCACTTTAACCAGCGAAGAGCGGTCCGAGTTGTCCCGTATAGTCGCCTCCCGATTAAGCAGTGTCCGCTTGTCATTACGGGCACGGATGATATTGCTGGCGGCAGAGGGCTTGCAGAACAAAGAAATTGCGGAGCGCCTGGGGGTGGATCGCCTGCAAGTCGCACGTTGGCGCAAGCGTTATCTGGAACACCGCTTGTCGGGCATTGAACGCGATTTACCGCGCGGCGCCCCTCCGGTGAAAGTGGATGTGGCCCGTCTGGTAGAATTGACCACGCAGAGTAAGCCGGAAGCGATGACGCATTGGAGTACGCGTAGGATGGCGGCAGAACTGGGTGTCAGTGCCGCCAGTGTGTCACGGCATTGGCGCAAGCATGGCCTCAAGCCTCATCTGCTGCGTGGTTTCAAGGTGTCACGTGACCCGCATTTTGTGGAAAAGCTGGAAGATATTGTGGGGTTGTATATGTCTCCCCCGGAGCATGCCTTGGTGCTCTGCGCGGATGAAAAAAGTCAGGTGCAGGCCCTGGACCGGACCCAACCGGGACTTCCCCTCAAAAAGGGCCGCGCAGAAACGATGACCCACGACTACAAACGTAATGGTACCACGACCTTGTTTGCCGCCCTCAACGTGCTGGATGGTCAGGTCATCGGACAGTGTCAACAGCGCCATACCCATGTGGAATGGCTGAAGTTCCTGAAGAAAATTGATCGGCAGACGCCCAAGGACAAGGCTCTGCATTTGATCGCCGACAACTATGCGACCCATAAACACCCGGTAGTACAGGCGTGGCTCGACAAGCACCCGCGTATTCACATGCACTTTACGCCCACTTCGGCATCCTGGCTCAACATGGTCGAGCGTTTCTTTCGGGATATCACGACCCAGCGGTTACGTCGTGGGGTGTTCACCAGTGTGCCTGAACTCATCCAGGCCATTGAGGGGTACATCGACCACCACAACACCCATCCCAAACCTTTCATCTGGACCAAAACCGCCCGCGACATCCTGCAAAAAGTCATTCGCGCCAACAGCCATTTAAGCAGCAAACAGAATGCAACACTACACTAG
- a CDS encoding phospholipase D-like domain-containing protein: MLEAIANSKKSIVLMTYIFHADGIGVKFISELRQAHARGVVIRVLLDGVMAHLTRPSVVHALRNAGIPFALFNSPLLARQFIFLNLRSHRKICVVDGRIGFTGGFNIHRDYWSSNPDEAVHQDTHFRVTGPIVAQLSTVFVNEWLYSSGETLRGEPWFLEEDEIPHEGRVLARGIAAGPNEQQERLRGSYLTALNVAQKSVKIMSPYFIPDEVLIAAIGDAINRQVEVDIFIPRNNSKILLAATMGTINEILGHGARLWLCPPPFNHSKLMIVDDQWLLMGSGNWDERSLRLNFEFNVECYNALLVNKINTLFRTHQNSATQFTYAEYLKRPFHHRLFDGCTRIFSPFL; the protein is encoded by the coding sequence ATGTTAGAAGCTATTGCTAATTCAAAAAAATCTATCGTGCTAATGACATATATTTTTCATGCTGATGGCATTGGAGTGAAATTTATTTCTGAATTGCGTCAAGCCCACGCTCGTGGCGTTGTAATTCGCGTGCTACTGGATGGAGTGATGGCACATCTTACACGTCCATCTGTAGTTCATGCACTCCGTAATGCAGGCATTCCTTTTGCGTTATTCAACTCACCATTGTTGGCTCGCCAGTTTATTTTCCTAAATTTACGGAGTCACAGGAAGATCTGTGTTGTAGATGGTCGCATCGGATTTACTGGAGGATTCAATATACATCGCGATTATTGGTCGTCCAACCCGGATGAAGCGGTGCACCAGGACACGCATTTTCGGGTTACTGGACCAATAGTGGCGCAACTGTCAACGGTGTTTGTGAATGAGTGGCTTTACAGCTCCGGGGAGACTTTGCGTGGCGAACCATGGTTTTTAGAGGAAGATGAAATCCCGCATGAAGGTAGAGTGCTGGCGCGTGGCATTGCTGCTGGACCGAATGAACAGCAGGAACGCTTGCGAGGTTCCTATCTCACCGCGCTGAACGTGGCACAAAAATCGGTCAAAATCATGTCACCGTATTTCATCCCTGATGAGGTGTTGATTGCAGCGATTGGTGATGCTATTAATCGTCAGGTTGAAGTGGACATTTTTATCCCCAGAAACAACAGTAAAATATTACTAGCAGCCACTATGGGAACCATCAACGAGATCCTTGGGCATGGCGCACGCCTATGGTTATGTCCTCCACCTTTTAACCATTCTAAGCTGATGATAGTGGATGATCAATGGTTATTAATGGGTTCTGGTAACTGGGATGAACGCAGTCTTCGGCTTAATTTTGAATTCAATGTTGAATGCTATAATGCGCTGCTCGTCAATAAAATAAATACGTTATTCCGCACGCATCAAAATTCCGCAACACAGTTTACTTATGCCGAATACTTGAAACGGCCATTTCACCATCGGCTATTTGATGGTTGCACACGCATATTTTCCCCATTTTTATGA
- a CDS encoding helix-hairpin-helix domain-containing protein — MVTTWADQKVIREIMLFLHTHGVGTARAVRIFKTYGIAAVRIMS, encoded by the coding sequence ATGGTTACCACCTGGGCAGACCAGAAAGTAATCAGGGAGATCATGCTGTTCCTGCATACCCATGGTGTTGGGACCGCCCGCGCTGTGCGGATTTTTAAAACTTATGGCATTGCTGCTGTTCGGATAATGTCATAA